Below is a genomic region from Trichoderma asperellum chromosome 2, complete sequence.
TCCGTGTCCGTTGGTTAGGgggccatctccagcttcaaTCTCAGTGGCGGCCTCATTTGCAATAGTCGGGTCAGACActgcctcagcagcaggctgtgCTTCTGGCTCAGCGTAGGACGGCGCAGTGTAGCTTTGTGCGAGCGTCTTAACAGTGGCATCTATGTCTAATTAGTAGCAGTTCCAGCGTGACCCCCTCTCGCTTTGCATTGCACATACAAGTTGTTTGGAGCTGGTCTCCAGGGACACTGACAATTTTGTCGTCAGAACCCTCAATCAACCTCTGCATGGCAGAAACAGCATTCTCGTCGCCAGAGTAGATAGCGAGTAGAACGCCCTCAATAGCCTGGCTCTCATCAGATTCTGGCTCCTGAGATTCCTCACGGCGGTAGGCCGCCAGGCGCAAGAACTGGGACAGAACAAGAAGTTTGGCATCCAGAGAGTTCTTAAAGTCAGCTTTAACTTCGCTGAGCGCTTCCTCCTTGGTCTTCTCAAGCGTCTTGGCCCATTCTGCCTTCTCGGCCGCCGCCCGAGTCTGGTACTGTTCGTGGATCTTCTGGTATTGAACAAGCTGCTCCTCGTACTGAGCTAGCGCAGCCTGAAGAGCAGGCTTCTTCTGGAGCTGGGCCTTTTGGTCGGCGTTGATGACTCGCTCGTCGACCAGCTGTTCGAGAGACTTTCCAGGGTGCTGGCTAAGGACCGAATCTAACTTGGCAGCGTTGGTCTAGAGATGATTGATGGTCAGTTTCCACACAGTTGATAGATGCTAGTAGGGTATGACGCAAGGTGGGAACTCACCAATTTCTTGGCCGTGTTGCGAATGTTCCTGCGCCACGCCGTTAGCAATTGCATTCGTGCCAGGGCAAAAAAGGCTATATGTAGCTCGCGGTGTCTTACTTTTGCAGCTCCTTGATGTAAGGGCTCTCGAAGACATCGTCTTGGGCGTCGGCGACCTTCTCAGTGGGGGCTGACTCAGTGCTGGGAGCTGGAGATTCGGTACGGGCCTGAGCTttggcagccttcttcttggaagaCTTGGAGGCAGTGGTCTGGGTAGCTGGAGCAGCCATGTTGAAAACAGAACGCAAGCTCGATGGCAAAACTAGCTTGCAGCTTCAATGTGATTTATTGTGCGTTGGTGTCGTGTGTGGTCGTCCAACAGGCGTCAAGGCGCGCAAGGCTGGTCGATGGAGGCAAAATGATGCGAGCGCGGGGTGCAGGGAGCAGTGTTCGAGTCTTAGGAGATGGGATCGCGAAGTGTGGGAATGATATCAAGTAGGCGTGCAAAGGATGAATTATCAAAGGGGGCGACTGTCGAGGTGTGGAGGAGGTTTGGCTTCGTCTGTGTCGGGTTCTCGTTTTTAGCTCTGGGACCTTTAAGGTACCAAGGCGTGGTGGCAGGCTGAAGGCGTAGTGAAGTCAATTAGAGGAACCCCACCGTGCAGCTGTCTGGTCACTGTCTGCCGACCCCAAATTGCTAGCGCTGTTGATTCTAGAACCGAACAGAAGGCTTCAGGCTGCAATTCAAGCCTCATTTTGCACAGACAGGCCGGTCAGCACTGCCAGGATccacctgctgctgcaaacaCCTGGTAGGCAATGCTCAATTGCTTCCTGCTGCATAGCAAACGGGCGGTGTTTGTTGACTTTGGCCCATCCAATGCATCCTCACGTGCTCCCGAGCTGTCAGGTCAACCAAGTAAACAAGGAGGGGCGCAAAGTTGAAATGCAGCTGCCGGGGTTGTCCCCTCAGCTGCATTGAGGCTCAGAATGTGGCACGGTGGGATTCATTGAGAAAGACTACTATTGAGAGCCAAGTAGGCAGCTCTATTGCAATCGGTTTATATTGTCCTATGTGTGCAATATTCTACCCGTAGACTCGGCATGCCCTACTCTATGCGCATTCATGTAAGTTGTTCTGCTGGGGGTATCTAAGTAGCCAACAGACCTCTCAGAATGGAGCCCGAGATTCATTACAGGTCTAGCCGATGCCAAAAGAATGCATCTCGCACTCTTATATTAGCCATTGTTTACCCCAAGCCCAATACCTTATTCTCAACGAACACTTCAGGCGTCATTGAAGCATCgttggcagcggcagcatgAGAGGATCTACACCACACAGCTCAGCCGCTGTACTCATTCCGCTCTCCAGGGTCGACATTCAGCCCTTGAACCTAGCCAAAACATCCTAACGCGTTGTGTTAGCTTGTGTAGCGCTCAAGCAAGGAGCCCAAATAGCATACAGGGAGTGCCTTCATGATGTTCCTGGGGGTAAATCCACGCTCTCCCGCCTGCCTGGCATGGATGGCGGCCTCTTTCACCAATCTGCGAAACAATGTCAATATTTGCACGCCTATTGCAAACTCCAGCCGTGCGGCTTATACATACGCATTCATGAACAGCGAATAGTTGAGATAGATCTTATGCTGTTGTTAGCGCTGTAGCCGGCTAGTCTACCGATGGGAGCCGCCACCAGGGCCTTACCAATACGTCGGCATTCTTCGAGAGCTTCATTCCCGCATGCGCCTTGACGATCTTCCTCAGGTGAGCTCTGGGGTAGGGTCTCTTGCCCGTCGCCATGATGACGATTCTGGTATCGCTTGCAAAGTGAGACGAGGGTATGGACAAGAATTGATTGATAGCGGCGCAGTGGGCTGAGACGCTAGATGAGATGGACCTTGACTCAGTGGAGAGGGAGGTGGAGAGGGAAGAGTTCAGGGCCCCAGCTCGGGAGGGGCACCTTCAAATAGGCCGTCAGAACGTCAGTGCGCTGCtgcccaagcccaagcagctgcaacgCGTTACAGCACGCACTTCGCGTTGGACATACAGTGAGTATTATGGAGCAGACTGTACCGCACGCACCGTAACCCCACTATCTCGACACCCCACCACTCTCTCTGCATGACCATCGTGTATCTTTTGATAAATTGCAGAGCTTCCCGAGTCCAAGGCCGTACATCTCTAACGCTGAGGTCAGCCTCGACATTACTGCGACCATGGCTTCAATAATGCAACGCCGCATGGTAAGTCGCACGTCCACTCAGAAGCAGTATGCAATCGCTCACAGATCCTGTAGCTCTCGAAGGAGGACGAAGCCGCAGACGAGGTCGAGGTCCGACGAGAAGACCAAGATAAGATCAACAAGTTTAGTCGGCTGCACCAGCGAGAACTTGCTCTGAAGGAAGTTCTGGAGCTCAAGAGCGTATGGGGCCCGCTGTATCACCTATTGAGAGCCGACTGACGAAGTCCCAAtatagaaggaaaaggaggagCTAGACGACATCTCTAccgagcttgagcttgccgatgaggatgatAAGATCCAGTACGATTGAGCAATACTTGTAATGATGGAATATGCCTGACCTTGATTTTCCAGATACAAGATTGGCGACGCTTTTTTCCACCTTCCCCTCGAACAGGCACAGGAGATGCTCAGCACGGCGACCTCAAGAATTGACGAAGAGACTGCAGAGGCGGAAGAGAAACTAAGCACCATTCACGAGGAGATGACACAGCTCAAGGTCGAGCTATATGCTAGATTCGGCAAGCAAATCAACCTGGAGACATGAGGGACAGACTCTCCATGATCAACAGTGCTTTTTCCTACCTCACCATGACGCTTGCGATTACTGTTAATGATCTCGCGAAATTCCACGACTCGAATCTGAGCGCGTTTCAATCTAATTGCTCTAGCATGGTGTGAACCCACCCTCTCGATAGCTACACGATAAGTCCTGATCCGTAGCGCCGCAAGTACATCATGTTTCCAACGACATCCTCATATTTTGTATATAATGAGTGGCATAAACTCTAGACTTGGAGATTCCATATATACAGTAATGATTTGTACAGgatgaatacatgtatcctGTTGCTACATATCCAATATTCACGGACTAACCATTCCCGGCACCTATGTTCCGCTCGAAGATGTGGTGTCACGGTAACACCAAATTTATTTGCTTTCATTTCAAATGAGCTGATCATATTGGTGATCATATCTGCTTCAAGGCATGCTCAAAAGGATGAGCAGCACAGAGCATTAAATTAAGGCAATGAAATATATTACAGGGGTCATGATATGTTACCAATAGTTGACCCAGACTAGCTATTGATGCTATACAAACCAACTTAAGATTACTCCCCAGCCACTTTGTCCCACCAGAGTGTGTAACACAATGCTCCATAGAAGTTCTGTGTTCACCAAAACGATGGCGCTTATCCATCTCTTCATAGTATTCTTACAAATTGATACTTCAAATTAAAATAACAGAATCTGGTCATATCCTCCAGCAGCATTCCGTACCAAACCAAGTTCCTTGTGCAATATGATACCTGCTTGCTCCATTCGTCCATTCTTTCTTACTAGTCTCGGAGATCGTTCAAGCTATGAGATCGTGACATGGATCTGCCAACCCTATCTGAGGACGATCCCCAGTTTGTTGGGGCATCCTGCATTGAATTCCAGCGACGCAGAGTGCGGACTTCCCTGATTGTGGATATTGAAGCAGGCCTTGGCTctgctatattttcttctgaAAGCTGAAATTCAGTCTGTGACGGTGGAATAACATCAATTGGTCTGCTTTCCATATGGCTTTCATCATAAGGCTGCTTGGCCAATTCAGGCGCTTTCAATTCCCTATCAGCACGCAATTGCTGATGTGAAGACGCGGTACCATGTTCAGCTACTTCTTTCACCCCAGCTCTTAGGTGATCACTTTCCATAGATAATGTATCCGATCGCATTATCTTGGATTGTGAGcgcttttcattttcatcataGCGCTGGTGATACTTTGAAGGcaggctgagctgagcttgctTCTCATTATTATAGGAAGgcataagctttttaaagccGGATCTCATGGCCTTTCCTAGCTTCGCAGACTGAAAGCGTGGGGCTGAGTCGAGGAAGAGAGTGCCTGAAACCGAGCTGCCTCCATCTAACTGCGACTGGCGAGggtcagcggcggcagctctcTCATCACCCGAGTATAGAGGTGCCCTGGCCAAGCGATTCTGGGACTTTGAGGGTTTTGGTGTGGAGCTAGGTGAAAATGCTTCTTGTATGTTAGTCGTTAATTGCTGGAGAATTCGGCGGGAGGAGCTTCGGGTCTCGTCTGGCAGTTCATCCGAGTGAGGAGTCAGCCTAGAGGTTTCAAAAACAGCTGAATGGCGTTGTGTAAGCGGCGTCCGATTATTGTACGTATGTTTGATTGTAGCATCGCTCAAATCAGCTGACAATAAGCCGCTTCTCTCTTGGCGAAATAAGGAAGATATATCAGGAGGTATGTCTAAACGCATATCATTCGAACCTTCTCGTACAAGTGCCGACGACTCTCTCTCATTTCCGCAATGCCTATTTTGTGACGTGCCGGAGCTGCTAGAGCCACGTTTAAATCTCCTCAGGATTGAAAGGTTAATCCGTGACATAAGGGTCCGGCTGCCAGTTCCAGTAGAAATCGCGTGGAGTTCTTTTTTGGAATGACTACCAAAATCTAACGACGGTTTCTTCCTTGACAATGCATTACCAAGCCTTGTACCAATTGTCCGTGCCTTAGTCTCTCGAGGATGAATACACGCAGCTGCAGAGATGGCAAGGGGTGTGGTGTCAGCAGAGGTTTGGGCAGGAGGGTAAATGATTTGTGCACTGCTGGCGTTATTATCGGAATAAAATATGTCGTCTTCCGCTGTAGCATATGAACTCTTTCCCTCAGATGCCCGAATACTTTTAATGACAGAAAAGTCGCCTTGCCCTGTGAGTACCCACGTCAGTATAATTAAGGGGGGgtaggggaggggagggggaaaTACAGACAGCTAAAGGGTGAAAGCTCGAGACTTTCTAGATCTTCTGCGctgagatgatgaaaatCAGGCTGAGATCGATTTGGGCTTGGCTGAAAACTTGGAAATGTAGAGTGGTAGTTGGAAGAACTGTTATCAACGGGTTTTGTTACAGCTATATCCAAGACATTAGACCCTGAGGGCACATATCTCTCGGGTAAAATGACATCAGCCCCGCCTATTGTACGGTTATTGGACTTGTTAGAGGAAAATGACGCGCTTTCGTACGAATCTCCTCGGTCTTGAGGCTTCATATCATTACTGCATTGACAATGAGTCGGCAACAGAGCGTCTGCGGCACTATCGATCGCGCCAAAATTTTCGTGGTGTAAACAAGTCTGATCCTTAGCACTCTTATCATTCGACTCATTGTCTGCTGGGCGGATAGAGCTGCTTCGGGATCGCATGCCTTGGGCAGCAAGCCAGATACCAAGAGTGGACTGCTCCTCCCAAGCATGAGCCCCATGACGAATGTCAAATTCGTTATCCGTACCCAAAACGCGATCAAGACGGGATGAGTTGTACAAGCATCCTGCTATCTTTTGAGATCTATTACTGTGCGTACTGGGTGGCCGCAAGGGAGGAGCTTGATCTCTCTCGTCCGCGTTAAGCACTGCAAGTATACTTGGATACTTtatctctcctcctcctcctccttcttcttcttgcgtaGTGCCGCCTACTTCTCTCTTCGTAGTATCAATAAGTGTTGTATTATCTTGTGTCGGAAGCGCCTGCATTGCGCTCGTATGGTGTCCGTCTGTGACTGTAAATTCGATGGTATCTCTGGGCCCAATTCTTGGTTGTCCAGCGTCAATCAGAGGGGATAGATAGGAAGTACTGCGATGGGAAGTGTTGCTTGACTCGGCATTATTATCT
It encodes:
- a CDS encoding uncharacterized protein (EggNog:ENOG41); translation: MAAPATQTTASKSSKKKAAKAQARTESPAPSTESAPTEKVADAQDDVFESPYIKELQKNIRNTAKKLTNAAKLDSVLSQHPGKSLEQLVDERVINADQKAQLQKKPALQAALAQYEEQLVQYQKIHEQYQTRAAAEKAEWAKTLEKTKEEALSEVKADFKNSLDAKLLVLSQFLRLAAYRREESQEPESDESQAIEGVLLAIYSGDENAVSAMQRLIEGSDDKIVSVPGDQLQTTYATVKTLAQSYTAPSYAEPEAQPAAEAVSDPTIANEAATEIEAGDGPLTNGHGHVEAEPASNGLANANVADEAANTVAESQWDTGNQDTSLSQEWVDVSIPSGPTEAEANAEPSALDANKQSWADDHPDPAAEATSAAPDAGDGFHQVQRNRGRQDREGSGGRGRGRGEWRGRGGYRGDGRGRGRGRGGDRGGAPFRGARRNES
- a CDS encoding uncharacterized protein (EggNog:ENOG41), producing the protein MATGKRPYPRAHLRKIVKAHAGMKLSKNADVLIYLNYSLFMNALVKEAAIHARQAGERGFTPRNIMKALPDVLARFKG
- a CDS encoding uncharacterized protein (EggNog:ENOG41), with the protein product MPLRLRNVPVPPPELPPENPTELKQLVVDDSDGDGRANNSLAKTSSTNSALNIVRTRIIRHMSNENETNRQSRVSAGHSQEEVARRAELRRFRHQRIQEELKNEDNNAESSNTSHRSTSYLSPLIDAGQPRIGPRDTIEFTVTDGHHTSAMQALPTQDNTTLIDTTKREVGGTTQEEEGGGGGEIKYPSILAVLNADERDQAPPLRPPSTHSNRSQKIAGCLYNSSRLDRVLGTDNEFDIRHGAHAWEEQSTLGIWLAAQGMRSRSSSIRPADNESNDKSAKDQTCLHHENFGAIDSAADALLPTHCQCSNDMKPQDRGDSYESASFSSNKSNNRTIGGADVILPERYVPSGSNVLDIAVTKPVDNSSSNYHSTFPSFQPSPNRSQPDFHHLSAEDLESLELSPFSWQGDFSVIKSIRASEGKSSYATAEDDIFYSDNNASSAQIIYPPAQTSADTTPLAISAAACIHPRETKARTIGTRLGNALSRKKPSLDFGSHSKKELHAISTGTGSRTLMSRINLSILRRFKRGSSSSGTSQNRHCGNERESSALVREGSNDMRLDIPPDISSLFRQERSGLLSADLSDATIKHTYNNRTPLTQRHSAVFETSRLTPHSDELPDETRSSSRRILQQLTTNIQEAFSPSSTPKPSKSQNRLARAPLYSGDERAAAADPRQSQLDGGSSVSGTLFLDSAPRFQSAKLGKAMRSGFKKLMPSYNNEKQAQLSLPSKYHQRYDENEKRSQSKIMRSDTLSMESDHLRAGVKEVAEHGTASSHQQLRADRELKAPELAKQPYDESHMESRPIDVIPPSQTEFQLSEENIAEPRPASISTIREVRTLRRWNSMQDAPTNWGSSSDRVGRSMSRSHSLNDLRD